In the Pseudodesulfovibrio sp. S3 genome, GGAACCTCTTGAAAGAGGTTCCCCCTCTGGACTCCCCCTCCAGAACTTTTTGTCGCCGCTTCGCGGGGTCTACCCAACAACCTCAGCCCGAAAAAATAGCGCCTTGGATGCAAGAGGCATCAAACAATACCTCTCATCTCATAATGGCATGTGAGAGTGGGTCAGATAAGCATTTATAGTGAATTGTAGACGAGTCTTCGCGCCGTATGATTTTATGCCCCAGGTATAGCGTGTGCGGTTGAACCGGAGGCGTAGCAGCGCTACGGTGAGGGTGAAACCGTGCGCGATAAATGTGAGATGGCCCGCTCTCGCGAGCCGGGTAGGACAAGGGCTAGTCGTTGCCCAATGTAATCTGGAAGGCTATGGCGTAGAGATGATCGAAGAAATCGACGTATTCTACGGGGATGTGTTTGGGCACATTGATGCGCGAGGGCGCGAAATTGATGATGCCGCGGATGTTGGCCTCCACCAGGTGGTTGGCGGCCCGCTGTGCGCGATCCGGCGGCGTGGCAATGATGCCGATTTCAAGGTTGAGTTCGGGCGCCTGTTCCTTGAGGTGGGTGGGACAGACGATCTCCATGCCCTCAAACTCAAGGCCGATCTTGTCCGGATCGCAATCAAAGGCAGCACAGATCTTGAACCCGCGCTTCTCGAAGTCATGGTGCCTGAGCAGCGCGCTGCCCATGTTGCCCACACCGATGAGCGCACATTTCCACATCCGGTCGATGCCGAGGGACTGCTTGATGGACGTGATCAGTTCCTGGACATAATAGCCAACACCCCGCACGCCGAATTCGCCGAAATAAGCAAGATCCTTACGTATTTGCGAAGAATTAACCGAGCAGGCCCTGGCGAGTCTTTCGGAGGAAATGACCTCGTTGCCGTCCCGAAGCAGGTTCTCAAGAACCTGAATGTAGACAGCAAGTCTGCCGATGGTGGCTTTGGGGATGTGTTCGCTTTTCATGATGTACGTCCCTTACAGGCCAAAATCGATCCAACCCTGTGAAAAAATTAACATGAAAGAGCCGAAAAAGGGAGGCCGAAGCCTCCCCTCAATATGCATTTCAGTCGGCTGAAACTAGACGACGAAGAGCAGGATCAGGTTGACGACCAGGGCGTAAATGGCCAGAGATTCGATGAAGGCCAGGCCGAGGATCAGGGTGGTGGACAGCTGGCCACCGGCTTCGGGGTTGCGAGCGATACCTTCACAAGCGCTCTTCACGCCCATGCCCTGGCCGATGCCGCACAGGCCGGCTGCAATGGCCATGCCCAGAGCGGTGGCGTATGCCTTGGCTGCCATGACGGGATCAGCGCCACCTTCGGAAGCGAAAGCAACGGAAGCAACCAGAACCAGAGCCAGAGTGGTGAAAAGAATCTTTGCGATTTTCATTGTAAATCCTCCAAATGGATTATGTAATATGTTTTGGTCCAAGGACCATTTCCCCTAAATAATGAGCGCGCCTTCTAGTGAGCGTGCTCGATAGAACCCTGCAGGTAGAGCATCGTCAACATGAAGAAGATGAATGCCTGAATGGTCTTTGCCAGAATGAACAGGAAGTACATGGGCAAAGAACCGATGATGGGAGCAAGGAAGAACATAAGGATCAGAACGATTTCCTCACCGCGGATGTTGCCGAAGAGACGAAGCGTCAGGCTGAGCGGACGGGCGATGTGGGAAATAGGCTCCAGAATGAGCATGAGCGGGGCCAGAAAGCTGACCGGACCCATGAAATGCTTGATGTAGCCGAAGCCCCATTTCTTGATGCCCACAAGCTGGTAGAAACAGAACACGATGACCGCCATGGCGGCAGGCGTGTTGATGTTTGCGGTGGGAGCATCACATCCGGGGATGAGACCGATCCAGTTCATGCCCAGGATGAACATGAAGATGGTGACCAGCAGCGGAATGAACTGACGGCCCTCTTCACCAAGGTTGGCAACCACGAAGTCTTCGAGTCCGCCGACAATGGTTTCAAAAACGTTTTGGAGACCGCCGGGAACCAGCTGCAACCGGGTCCGAACAAGCAGCCCGAGAGAAAGAATGATGGCCATGACCAACCACATGTAGAGAACGTGGTTGATGCTGTCGACGCCCAGCATATGTTCAACGCTGGCGCCCCAATGACCGATGCTTTTCAGCATGTCCATGTACAAGAGAGGATGCGGCAATCCGCCTGAAAAACCCATATTCAAGCCTCCTTAAAAAATGCAGCTAGGCTATTTTTTACCCATCTGATTCAGGCCGGTTGCAGTGATGTTGACCACCACGGTTCCCAGACCCAGAATCAACCCCCAATGGGGAACACGTTCGACTCCGATAAGCCACCAGAGGGCCAACCCGCTCAGAGTCATCTTTCCCATAAATATAACAAACAGCAAAAATGGTCCGCGTTTCTGGTTGTACACCAATATCTGAGTCACGCGGGCAAACGTCCAGAAATTGGCGAGAGCTATGACAGCTCCGGCCAGATACGCCAAAGACCACCGGGAAAAAAGTGTTACCAGCATGATCACTAGAGAGGACCCCAGCGACACATAAATCTGATTGCGGATAAGGATACGCACGTCCGGCTTGGGGAATCCGCTCCTGATGAGCAAACGTTCAAGCCTTTGGTTCATCCTTCCCAGCACTTCATTCTCCGTCCTGTTTCAAAGAACTTGCTTTTCTTGCTTCTTCTCGCCTCTGGAGTTTTCGAAAATCATCGAACACCATTTTGAACCCGGCAATGACCCCAAACAAGAAGAAGATCATCAACAACCAGGGCTTGGTTCCGAAATAATCGTCCAGAAAATACCCGATGGTCAGCCCGACGACAGTGGCGGAAGCGATGTGTAGCCCCATCGTACCGGCAGTGCCCCCCAATTGAGTGATTTGCACCCACCTATCGTCTTTTGAAAAGAGCATGTTCGCACCTTGTGAATTATGTTTTCACGCGTTCCGAGTAGGCACATAGCCAAAAACGGCAATTCGTGCAATCCTTCACAAGTGGAGGAGGATTAGCACAAGCCGTCAATTCCCGTCAATGCATTTTTCCCAAATGCCAGCCCTTTTATTACTTTTTCACATGCGTGATAAAGCCCCGCACAACAAGGGGTTGCGCCTCAAAAACGGCCTGCATCGGAAATTACGCCTGTTTTTTGATTCATGCCACATAAAAACGGGGGGAATTCATGAATTCCCCCCGCCTGCATATCGAGTCATCGGCCAAATCCGGAACAGGACTTATTCGGGATCACCCACATCCACCACCTTGACCATGAATTCCTTCACATCGGTCGGAGGCTGGAAGAAAACGGCCATGAAGGGCGTGGACGCACCGGGCCGGATGAAAGTGTTGTTGGACAGGACACCGATCTCCGAGGCCAGACCATCCTTGATCTCCTTCTCGGTCTGTACCTGGAGCTGGAACTGGGAGAGAACGTTGCCGCACAGGAACGCCTGTGATGTGAGCACATTGTTGGTGGCGTCGTAGAGCGTGACCTCCACCTTGATCTGCTCCTTGGGCTTGGCGAACTTGTTGACCGCCTTGCCCTCGACCACGAACAGATTGCCCACCTTCTCGTTGGTCACATAATACTGTTTGACGTTCTTCAACTCTATCTTGCGCACGCGCTCGGCCGGAGATTCGCCCGGGGCAGCCTCCTCGCCGCCGGGGTCTTCCGTGAACATCTGACCGACGAACGGCACATTCTTCAACATGCCCCCCAGGTCGATGCCCGCATACGTCCAGACCTTGAAATAAACTGCCGCGCCGAGTCCCAATGCCAGCACGAGCAGGAGGATCAGGCAGCCCAATGATTTTCGGTTGCCCTTTTCGACTCCGGGGTCGAGAGAAAGGCTGTCTTCTCCGCTTTCATCCTCGTCCTCATCCTCGTCTTCGTCCGCATCGCCGTCATAAAATACATCGTCCCCGGATTCGCCGCCATCCTCATCCAGATCGTCGTCATCTCCGGTGTCATCATCGGCATCGGCGAACAGGTCGTCGGCGGCGGTGTCATCGTCGGCATCGGCGAACAGGTCGTCGGCATCGGCAGTGTCGGCCTCATCCGCGAACAAATCATCCGCATCCTGAGAATCGGTTTCTTCCGAATCAGGCGCATCGGTGTCGCTCTCGTCAAAGAGGTCATCCGTGTCCGGCAGCCCCTCTTCCATGGCCTCATCAGTCGAGGCTTCGTCAGTCGGAGCGGCACTCGAAGCCATGTCATCGAACGTCTCGTCGAAATCCTCCCCTGCCTGGGTATCAGCGCCGAGGTCTTCCTTTTCCAGAAGCGCCTCGACTTCCTCTTCGGGCGACACCGGGGGATGTTCGGCCTTGAACACTTGCGCGCACTTGGAACACTTGACCTTGGCTCCGCCGGCCGGAACTTTTTCGTCGGGCAGATTGTAGCGGGTCTCGCAATTCGGGCAGGTGACGATCATGTTTTGATCTCCAAAAAAATCCGGTTAATTAACTTTCTGAATCCGTGGACAGTTCGAAAATCCCGCCCAGTTCCCTGTACCGCTCGGAGTAGTCCAGGCCGTATCCGACGATGAACCCGTCGCTCAACTTGAAACCGGCGAAATCCACATGCACATCCAGTTCACGTCGTTCATGCTTATCAATAAGTGCACAAATTTTCAAACTCTTCGGATTTCGCCGCCGCAAAACGTGCAGCAGAAAGTCCATGGAGTGCCCCGTATCCACGATATCCTCGATGACCAGGACATCCTTGCCTTCGATGGGAATCTCGAGATCCTTCGAAAAAACAATGTCCTCGGACCGGGACGTGGCCGTGCCGTAACTGGCCAGCCGAACGAAATCAACCTCGATCTCGTTGTCGATTTTGCGAATGATATCGGCAAAGAACAAGAACGCGCCCTTGAGCACGCATATGCAGACCAGAGGACCGCGACCGCTGTAGGCCCGGGAAATCTCGCGCCCCAGGGTTTCCACGCGCTCCGCGATCTGCTCGGCGGTAATGAACGGTGTCAGTTTGTGTGCCATCATGTTGTCGGGGTTACAGATTTATAATC is a window encoding:
- a CDS encoding redox-sensing transcriptional repressor Rex; this encodes MKSEHIPKATIGRLAVYIQVLENLLRDGNEVISSERLARACSVNSSQIRKDLAYFGEFGVRGVGYYVQELITSIKQSLGIDRMWKCALIGVGNMGSALLRHHDFEKRGFKICAAFDCDPDKIGLEFEGMEIVCPTHLKEQAPELNLEIGIIATPPDRAQRAANHLVEANIRGIINFAPSRINVPKHIPVEYVDFFDHLYAIAFQITLGND
- a CDS encoding AtpZ/AtpI family protein; the protein is MLFSKDDRWVQITQLGGTAGTMGLHIASATVVGLTIGYFLDDYFGTKPWLLMIFFLFGVIAGFKMVFDDFRKLQRREEARKASSLKQDGE
- the atpE gene encoding ATP synthase F0 subunit C, translated to MKIAKILFTTLALVLVASVAFASEGGADPVMAAKAYATALGMAIAAGLCGIGQGMGVKSACEGIARNPEAGGQLSTTLILGLAFIESLAIYALVVNLILLFVV
- the hpt gene encoding hypoxanthine phosphoribosyltransferase, whose protein sequence is MAHKLTPFITAEQIAERVETLGREISRAYSGRGPLVCICVLKGAFLFFADIIRKIDNEIEVDFVRLASYGTATSRSEDIVFSKDLEIPIEGKDVLVIEDIVDTGHSMDFLLHVLRRRNPKSLKICALIDKHERRELDVHVDFAGFKLSDGFIVGYGLDYSERYRELGGIFELSTDSES
- a CDS encoding ATP synthase subunit I; this translates as MNQRLERLLIRSGFPKPDVRILIRNQIYVSLGSSLVIMLVTLFSRWSLAYLAGAVIALANFWTFARVTQILVYNQKRGPFLLFVIFMGKMTLSGLALWWLIGVERVPHWGLILGLGTVVVNITATGLNQMGKK
- a CDS encoding DUF3426 domain-containing protein; the encoded protein is MIVTCPNCETRYNLPDEKVPAGGAKVKCSKCAQVFKAEHPPVSPEEEVEALLEKEDLGADTQAGEDFDETFDDMASSAAPTDEASTDEAMEEGLPDTDDLFDESDTDAPDSEETDSQDADDLFADEADTADADDLFADADDDTAADDLFADADDDTGDDDDLDEDGGESGDDVFYDGDADEDEDEDEDESGEDSLSLDPGVEKGNRKSLGCLILLLVLALGLGAAVYFKVWTYAGIDLGGMLKNVPFVGQMFTEDPGGEEAAPGESPAERVRKIELKNVKQYYVTNEKVGNLFVVEGKAVNKFAKPKEQIKVEVTLYDATNNVLTSQAFLCGNVLSQFQLQVQTEKEIKDGLASEIGVLSNNTFIRPGASTPFMAVFFQPPTDVKEFMVKVVDVGDPE
- the atpB gene encoding F0F1 ATP synthase subunit A, whose translation is MGFSGGLPHPLLYMDMLKSIGHWGASVEHMLGVDSINHVLYMWLVMAIILSLGLLVRTRLQLVPGGLQNVFETIVGGLEDFVVANLGEEGRQFIPLLVTIFMFILGMNWIGLIPGCDAPTANINTPAAMAVIVFCFYQLVGIKKWGFGYIKHFMGPVSFLAPLMLILEPISHIARPLSLTLRLFGNIRGEEIVLILMFFLAPIIGSLPMYFLFILAKTIQAFIFFMLTMLYLQGSIEHAH